A genomic segment from Acyrthosiphon pisum isolate AL4f chromosome A3, pea_aphid_22Mar2018_4r6ur, whole genome shotgun sequence encodes:
- the LOC100569341 gene encoding uncharacterized protein LOC100569341 precursor (The RefSeq protein has 1 substitution compared to this genomic sequence) translates to MKLLIFFLFSILVVDSLFCDAKPKNKPTTTTTITTTTTSSPPRGCVYMYKRESASYSAIHLDKPKPLETTSKISKKEGHEVTDFARHHVISWSTISSFFNLVLRDPLIKIETCRGMFHVMNKLMSENVLEDMKQPTAIDNFIVSLIQSKNLRGYNSMMKNSQNPQMLTKRIHEFFTWLPGNIFIGPAPDIRGDDPEEEFEELTRYIIGEAHHNLLKETNIQMVKYINAFSLLSQDDGYAIVNKVLELFNKISLYPVTPYNSQNWRFDKITKKWLIKKEFLKLDPINKPVPGASKTPRSVLGRTRRQLKTNSGCTYDEMYNSILSEVRKNCISKDASCGCQLSKT, encoded by the coding sequence atgaaattgttaattttttttctttttagtattttagtggTAGATTCATTATTTTGTGACGCCAAACCCAAAAATAAACCAACGACAacgacaacaataacaacaacgacAACATCTTCACCACCAAGAGGATGTGTTTATATGTACAAACGAGAATCGGCAAGTTACAGTGCAATACATTTAGACAAGCCAAAACCACTCGAAACAActagtaaaatttcaaaaaaagaaGGACATGAAGTGACTGACTTTGCTAGACATCATGTAATATCATGGTCaacaatttcaagtttttttaatttggtgttACGTGATCcacttattaaaatagaaacGTGTAGAGGTATGTTCCatgttatgaataaattaatgagTGAAAATGTATTAGAAGATATGAAGCAACCTACAGCgatagataattttattgtaagtttAATACAGAGTAAAAATCTAAGAGGATATAATAGTATGATGAAAAATTCTCAGAATCCACAAATGTTAACGAAACGCATTCACGAATTTTTTACATGGTTACccggtaatatatttataggacCTGCACCTGACATAAGAGGAGATGATCCAGAAGAAGAATTTGAAGAACTTGCCAGATACATTATTGGTGAAGctcatcataatttattaaaagaaactAACATTCAAatggttaaatatataaatgcatttagcCTGTTATCGCAAGATGATGGTTATGCAATCGTTAATAAAGTTTtagaattattcaataaaatatcattatatccaGTTACACCATATAATTCTCAAAATTGGCGTTtcgataaaattacaaaaaaatggcTTATAAAAAAAGAGTTTTTAAAACTTGATCCCATAAATAAACCTGTACCTGGCGCTTCAAAAACACCAAGATCTGTATTAGGACGAACGCGAAGACAACTAAAAACAAATTCAGGATGTACGTATGATGAAATGTATAATTCCATATTATCAGAAGTacgtaaaaattgtatttcaaagGATGCTTCGTGTGGCTGTCAAttgtcaaaaacataa